A single region of the Aeromonas hydrophila subsp. hydrophila ATCC 7966 genome encodes:
- a CDS encoding LysR substrate-binding domain-containing protein yields MAVSSNPGIDIKHLKTVSALAEQGSLAGAALTLNLTQSALSHQLKELETRLNLELYLRKSRPLVLTAAGNQLLGLARQVLPALAQTEKQLQALHSGDAGRLHLALDCHSCIQWLLPLLPDFRRLWPGVDLEVESVPGFDSISALLGGQLDLLLTSDVQARGDLHFEPLFAFELVLVMAPDHPLCGQQTIKPEDLRPEVLLVYPVERGRMDVFSRFLQPAGIEPARCKPVDNTSVMLQMAAAGLGVAALPRWACEEFVRQGLLEARPLGGGVRRHMYGAVRAADRDQACLQSLFERIRSKMGDVKAQ; encoded by the coding sequence ATGGCGGTGTCAAGCAACCCGGGGATCGACATCAAGCACCTGAAAACGGTGAGCGCGCTGGCCGAGCAGGGCTCGCTGGCCGGGGCGGCGCTGACCCTCAACCTCACCCAGTCCGCCCTCTCCCACCAGCTCAAGGAGCTGGAGACCCGCCTCAACCTGGAGCTCTATCTGCGCAAGAGCCGCCCCCTGGTGCTGACCGCGGCCGGCAACCAACTGCTGGGGCTGGCCCGCCAGGTGCTGCCGGCGCTGGCGCAGACCGAGAAACAGCTGCAGGCCCTGCACAGCGGCGACGCCGGTCGCCTTCACCTGGCGCTCGATTGCCACAGTTGCATCCAGTGGCTGCTGCCGCTGTTGCCCGATTTTCGCCGCCTGTGGCCGGGGGTGGATCTGGAGGTGGAGTCGGTGCCGGGCTTTGATTCCATCAGCGCCCTGCTCGGCGGCCAGCTCGACTTGCTGCTCACCTCGGACGTGCAGGCGCGCGGCGATCTCCACTTCGAGCCGCTGTTCGCCTTCGAGCTGGTGCTGGTGATGGCGCCAGACCACCCCCTCTGTGGGCAGCAGACCATCAAGCCTGAGGATCTGCGTCCCGAGGTGCTGCTGGTCTACCCGGTGGAGCGGGGGCGGATGGACGTGTTCAGCCGCTTCCTGCAGCCGGCCGGCATCGAGCCCGCCCGCTGCAAGCCGGTGGACAACACCTCCGTGATGCTGCAAATGGCCGCTGCCGGTCTTGGCGTCGCCGCCCTGCCGCGCTGGGCCTGCGAGGAGTTTGTGCGGCAGGGGTTGCTTGAAGCTAGGCCGCTGGGGGGCGGAGTCCGCCGTCATATGTATGGCGCAGTGCGCGCCGCCGACCGGGATCAAGCCTGTTTGCAGAGCCTGTTTGAGCGCATTCGCAGCAAGATGGGCGACGTAAAGGCGCAGTAA
- a CDS encoding AraC family transcriptional regulator: MPPRSRPCLMGPLRAAPCRQPRSDLVMTILSPIPGAMPQPHSQLTRIERVLDYIHANLDLPLGLAELAEQSCWSRWQLQRVFLHETGLTVAHYVRELKLSQAAEALLSGRQRVLDLALCYGFGSEVSFSRAFKQQFGCSPLAYRKRGLRLGLRTPLVRAALPQPMPARLVQVRIESPPGFILQGVKGQIRGLFAAAPDFQQTVPAIWRALRTAGGLPPGQERVGVVDVSGAGESLPYWAGSVMEEGASLPAGLARLPVPAQTYAVLSHVGPVSQLGQTLNWFIQHWLPSSGYRGLDGFELERYAPDFDGNQPDARMEYWLPVAPL, encoded by the coding sequence TTGCCGCCAAGGTCGCGGCCATGTTTAATGGGGCCCTTGCGCGCAGCGCCTTGCCGACAGCCCAGATCCGATCTCGTCATGACCATCTTGTCCCCCATTCCGGGCGCCATGCCCCAGCCGCACAGCCAGCTGACCCGCATCGAGCGGGTGCTCGACTACATCCACGCCAACCTGGATCTGCCGCTGGGGCTGGCCGAGCTGGCGGAGCAGAGCTGCTGGTCGCGCTGGCAGCTGCAGCGGGTGTTCCTCCATGAGACGGGGCTGACGGTGGCCCACTATGTGCGCGAGCTCAAGCTGAGCCAGGCGGCAGAGGCGCTGCTGTCTGGTCGCCAGCGGGTGCTGGATCTGGCGCTCTGTTACGGTTTTGGCTCCGAGGTGAGCTTCAGCCGCGCCTTCAAGCAGCAGTTTGGCTGCTCGCCGCTGGCCTATCGCAAGCGGGGCCTGCGGCTGGGGCTGCGTACCCCGCTGGTGCGGGCCGCGCTGCCGCAGCCCATGCCTGCCAGGCTGGTACAGGTGCGGATCGAGAGCCCGCCGGGTTTTATCCTGCAAGGGGTGAAGGGGCAGATCCGCGGGCTGTTTGCCGCCGCTCCCGACTTTCAGCAGACGGTGCCCGCCATCTGGCGCGCCCTGCGCACGGCGGGCGGTTTGCCACCCGGGCAGGAGCGGGTGGGGGTGGTAGATGTTTCTGGTGCCGGCGAGTCGCTCCCCTACTGGGCGGGCAGCGTGATGGAGGAGGGGGCCAGCTTGCCCGCCGGTCTGGCGCGCCTCCCGGTGCCGGCCCAGACCTACGCTGTGCTGAGCCACGTTGGTCCCGTCAGCCAGCTGGGGCAGACCCTCAACTGGTTCATCCAGCACTGGCTGCCGAGCTCCGGCTATCGCGGGCTGGACGGCTTCGAGCTGGAGCGCTACGCCCCCGATTTTGACGGCAACCAGCCGGATGCCCGCATGGAGTACTGGCTGCCCGTCGCCCCTCTCTGA
- the metE gene encoding 5-methyltetrahydropteroyltriglutamate--homocysteine S-methyltransferase, which yields MTCAHTLGFPRIGAKRELKFALESYWRGETSQAELIATGKSLRERHWQAQQQAGVTLLPVGDFAWYDQVLGTSLLVDAIPARHRHGDTDLDTLFRVARGRAPTGPAAAAAEMTKWFNTNYHYLVPEFSRDQRFKLGWSQLFDEVEEAKALGLPVKAVLLGPVSYLWLGKEKESGFSRLDLLDRLLIVYQEILAKLAAQGVEWVQIDEPALALDLPDEWRLAYLNAYERLAGPCKLLLTTYFGSVAHQRDIITSLKVDGLHLDLVAAPEQLETLVPHLPAQWVISAGVINGRNVWRANLAKLVPTLKALKARLGERLWVASSCSLLHSPVDLTLELELDAQTRSWFAFALQKCYELGLLADHLNGGELDKITAYSQPIVDRESDSRVHKKAVQSRLASLTNSDFDRHSAYPVRADSQRSDLKLPLLPTTTIGSFPQTSEIRVLRQDWRAGRIDDSAYEAGIQAQIKDAILRQEAIGLDVLVHGEAERNDMVEYFGELLDGFAITRFGWVQSYGSRCVKPPVITRDIDRPTPMTLEWTKFAQSLTDKPVKGMLTGPVTILCWSFPREDVSREQSALQIGLAIRDEVADLEAAGIKIIQIDEPAIREGLPLRKQDHQAYLDWAVRAFRLSASPVADSTQIHTHMCYSDFNLIIEAVAALDADVITIETSRSQMQLLEAFERFNYPNEIGPGVYDIHSPNVPSQSWIEGLLRKAAKQIPAERLWVNPDCGLKTRGWEETEAALKVMVDATKALRAELA from the coding sequence ATGACCTGCGCACACACCCTGGGCTTTCCCCGTATCGGCGCCAAGCGCGAGCTGAAATTTGCCCTCGAATCCTACTGGCGCGGCGAAACCAGCCAGGCCGAACTCATCGCCACCGGCAAGAGCCTGCGTGAGCGTCACTGGCAGGCCCAGCAACAGGCCGGTGTGACCCTGCTGCCGGTGGGTGACTTCGCCTGGTACGATCAGGTGCTCGGCACCAGCCTGCTGGTGGATGCCATCCCCGCCCGCCACCGTCATGGCGACACCGATCTCGATACCCTGTTCCGGGTCGCCCGTGGCCGTGCGCCGACCGGCCCGGCTGCGGCCGCCGCCGAGATGACCAAGTGGTTCAACACCAACTACCACTACCTGGTGCCCGAGTTCAGCCGTGACCAGCGCTTCAAACTGGGCTGGAGCCAGCTGTTTGACGAAGTCGAAGAGGCCAAGGCGCTGGGGCTGCCGGTCAAGGCGGTGCTGCTGGGGCCCGTCTCCTACCTCTGGCTTGGCAAGGAGAAAGAGAGCGGCTTCTCCCGCCTCGATCTGCTCGATCGCCTGCTCATCGTCTATCAGGAGATCCTGGCGAAACTGGCCGCCCAGGGGGTAGAGTGGGTGCAGATCGACGAGCCGGCGCTGGCGCTGGACTTGCCGGACGAGTGGCGCCTCGCCTATCTCAACGCTTACGAGCGTCTGGCCGGCCCCTGCAAGCTGCTGCTCACCACCTATTTCGGCTCTGTTGCCCATCAGCGCGACATCATCACCAGCCTGAAGGTGGATGGCCTGCACCTGGATCTGGTGGCGGCGCCCGAGCAGCTGGAGACCCTGGTCCCGCACCTGCCGGCCCAGTGGGTCATCTCGGCCGGGGTCATCAACGGTCGCAACGTCTGGCGTGCCAACCTGGCCAAGCTGGTACCGACCCTGAAAGCACTGAAGGCCAGGCTCGGCGAGCGGCTCTGGGTGGCCTCCTCCTGCTCCTTGCTGCACAGCCCGGTGGACTTGACCCTCGAATTGGAACTGGATGCCCAGACCCGCAGCTGGTTCGCCTTCGCCCTGCAAAAATGCTACGAGCTGGGGCTGCTGGCTGACCATCTCAATGGCGGGGAGCTGGACAAGATCACTGCCTACAGCCAGCCCATCGTGGATCGGGAGTCCGACAGCCGGGTCCACAAGAAGGCGGTGCAGTCACGGCTCGCCAGCCTCACCAACAGCGATTTCGATCGCCACAGCGCCTACCCGGTACGGGCCGATTCACAGCGCTCGGATCTCAAGCTGCCGCTGTTGCCGACCACCACCATCGGCTCCTTCCCGCAGACCTCGGAAATTCGGGTACTGCGCCAGGATTGGCGCGCCGGTCGCATCGATGACAGTGCTTACGAGGCGGGCATTCAGGCCCAGATCAAGGATGCCATCCTGCGCCAGGAGGCCATCGGGCTGGACGTGCTGGTGCACGGCGAGGCCGAGCGCAACGACATGGTGGAGTATTTCGGTGAGCTGCTGGATGGCTTTGCCATCACCCGCTTCGGCTGGGTACAGAGCTATGGCTCGCGCTGCGTCAAGCCGCCGGTGATCACCCGTGACATCGACCGACCGACCCCCATGACCCTTGAGTGGACGAAGTTTGCCCAGAGCCTGACCGACAAGCCGGTCAAGGGCATGCTGACCGGCCCGGTGACCATCCTCTGCTGGTCCTTCCCGCGCGAAGACGTGAGCCGCGAGCAGTCCGCCCTGCAGATTGGTCTGGCTATTCGCGACGAGGTGGCAGATCTCGAAGCCGCCGGCATCAAGATCATCCAGATCGACGAGCCGGCGATCCGTGAAGGTCTGCCCCTGCGCAAGCAGGATCACCAGGCTTATCTCGACTGGGCGGTGCGGGCCTTCCGTCTGAGCGCAAGCCCGGTGGCGGACAGCACCCAGATCCACACCCACATGTGTTACAGCGACTTCAACCTCATCATCGAGGCGGTGGCGGCGCTGGATGCGGACGTGATCACCATCGAGACCAGCCGCAGCCAGATGCAGCTGCTCGAAGCGTTCGAGCGCTTCAACTACCCCAACGAAATCGGCCCGGGCGTCTACGACATCCACTCGCCGAACGTGCCGAGCCAGAGCTGGATTGAAGGCCTGCTGCGCAAGGCGGCCAAGCAGATCCCGGCCGAGCGGCTGTGGGTCAACCCGGATTGCGGCCTCAAGACCCGCGGCTGGGAAGAGACCGAGGCGGCCCTCAAGGTGATGGTCGATGCCACCAAGGCGCTGCGTGCCGAGCTGGCCTGA
- a CDS encoding TonB-dependent siderophore receptor, which translates to MYATHPPLTLVAATISALLAGPVQAAATERPTQTLADETLTVLGETYRNTATKTRLDPLETPQAISVVEGETLEQRGVSSVSEALRYVPGVNTELRGGAVNRLDLFNIRGFDNYQNFYDGLLLQYNDWNLQPQIDPVAIEQLEVFKGPTSVLYGSMPPGGMVNLIAKRPQRESRHSVSVASGTGTLKELTLDSTGALNDQFAYRLVGLARQKEGQAVTSEEERYVLAPSLDWQLSERTLLNLNLYYQKDPQAGIYTTVPASGSVKSNPLGQLGSDTFLGDENWNHYSREVTLLGYKLSHDFNANWQLLQNARYMDASANQQNTYNAALAADNRTLARNAYLTDEESRGFVIDNQLAGKVQTGKAQHNLLLGVDYQYLDARILYRDTLDYSAPAIDIFNPNHQQIVPADLAFNYQDNRTIRQYQSGLYLQDQVRLDRLVAIGGARYDRYRMDTDSQTLYQGAASNSLAQIDQDNLSLRLGALYELDHGLSPYVSYAESFEPVAGADKQGQAFKPATGRQWEGGLKFLSEDMSKTFTASVFHITKQNALVTDPDNVYGPKLQTGEMVSKGVELEGRVDLTSRWDLALSYTRQDMEITRDTTSLQGKTPVWVPKQMASLWSNYLPAGPLAGARLGAGLRYVGEAQLDAANTDTVPDYLLMDMAASYDLAQLSQRLQGVEVSLSASNLFNKTYYSCYDQNNCWFGAERSVEARLKYVF; encoded by the coding sequence ATGTACGCCACTCACCCCCCTTTGACCCTGGTCGCCGCGACTATCTCCGCCCTGTTGGCTGGCCCTGTGCAGGCAGCCGCCACCGAGCGCCCGACACAGACGCTGGCCGACGAGACCCTGACCGTGCTCGGCGAGACCTATCGCAACACCGCGACCAAGACCCGGCTCGACCCCCTGGAGACGCCCCAGGCCATTTCGGTGGTGGAGGGGGAGACCCTGGAACAGCGCGGCGTCAGCTCGGTGAGCGAGGCGCTGCGCTACGTGCCAGGCGTCAACACCGAGCTGCGGGGCGGGGCGGTCAACCGGCTGGATCTGTTCAACATCCGCGGTTTTGACAACTACCAGAACTTCTACGACGGTCTGCTGCTGCAGTACAACGACTGGAACCTGCAGCCCCAGATCGATCCGGTGGCCATCGAGCAGCTGGAAGTGTTCAAGGGGCCCACCTCCGTGCTCTACGGCAGCATGCCCCCCGGCGGCATGGTCAACCTCATCGCCAAGCGCCCCCAGCGGGAGAGCAGGCACAGCGTCAGCGTGGCGAGCGGGACAGGCACCCTCAAGGAGCTGACCCTCGACAGCACCGGTGCCCTCAACGACCAGTTTGCCTATCGGCTGGTGGGGCTGGCCCGCCAGAAAGAGGGCCAGGCGGTGACCTCAGAGGAGGAGCGCTACGTGCTGGCGCCCTCTCTCGACTGGCAGTTGAGTGAGCGCACCCTGCTGAACCTCAACCTCTATTACCAGAAAGACCCGCAAGCCGGCATCTACACCACGGTACCGGCCAGCGGCTCGGTCAAATCCAACCCGCTGGGCCAGCTTGGCAGCGACACCTTCCTTGGCGATGAAAACTGGAACCACTACAGCCGGGAGGTGACCCTGCTCGGCTACAAGCTGAGCCACGACTTCAACGCCAACTGGCAGCTGCTGCAAAACGCCCGCTACATGGATGCCTCGGCCAACCAGCAGAACACCTACAACGCGGCGCTGGCGGCCGATAACCGCACCCTGGCCCGCAACGCCTACCTGACCGATGAAGAGTCTCGCGGCTTTGTCATCGACAACCAACTGGCGGGCAAGGTGCAGACCGGCAAGGCCCAGCACAACCTGCTGCTCGGGGTCGATTACCAGTATCTGGATGCGCGCATTCTCTACCGGGATACCCTCGACTACTCTGCCCCGGCCATCGACATCTTCAACCCGAACCACCAGCAGATAGTGCCGGCAGACCTGGCCTTCAACTATCAGGACAACCGAACCATCCGCCAGTACCAGAGCGGCCTCTACCTGCAGGATCAGGTGCGCCTCGATCGGCTGGTGGCCATCGGCGGCGCCCGCTACGACCGCTACCGGATGGACACCGACAGCCAGACCCTCTATCAGGGGGCGGCGAGCAACAGCCTGGCCCAGATTGATCAGGACAACCTCTCGCTGCGCCTCGGCGCCCTCTACGAGCTGGATCACGGTCTCTCACCCTATGTGAGCTATGCCGAGAGTTTCGAACCGGTGGCGGGGGCGGACAAGCAGGGCCAGGCGTTCAAACCGGCTACCGGCCGGCAGTGGGAGGGGGGGCTCAAGTTCCTCTCCGAGGACATGAGCAAGACCTTTACCGCTTCGGTCTTCCACATCACCAAGCAAAATGCCCTGGTGACGGATCCGGACAATGTCTACGGGCCCAAGCTGCAGACCGGCGAGATGGTCTCCAAGGGGGTCGAGCTGGAGGGGCGCGTCGATCTCACCAGCCGCTGGGATCTGGCGCTGAGCTATACCCGTCAGGATATGGAGATCACCCGCGACACCACCAGCCTGCAGGGCAAGACCCCGGTCTGGGTGCCCAAGCAAATGGCTTCGCTGTGGAGCAACTACCTGCCGGCCGGTCCGCTGGCAGGGGCGCGCCTGGGGGCCGGCCTGCGCTACGTGGGGGAGGCCCAGCTTGATGCCGCCAACACCGACACAGTGCCGGATTACCTGCTGATGGACATGGCTGCCTCCTACGATCTGGCTCAGCTCAGCCAGCGTCTGCAAGGGGTGGAGGTGTCACTCAGTGCCAGCAATCTGTTCAACAAGACCTACTACTCCTGCTACGACCAGAACAACTGCTGGTTCGGCGCCGAGCGCAGCGTGGAGGCGCGACTCAAATACGTATTCTGA
- a CDS encoding siderophore ferric iron reductase has protein sequence MSGAGRRARTPGARREPDLQALADHGALFAAAAGLIPSLKGRLVAAGEAAALLTATKQATPAEVAAALHEYWRLAHPEAGPAYWLTRSWGMLCWQSIYLAMVAVYRLRAVPALERLGQGYQDGLVSGFTLPAEPMIKGEFEVLIKTAGERLQAHWQALFAQLGQVQRLRPGFVLPLLADDLLAALVRVPAFFDEISPAEVAAHAPHWLAACGLPAEHLAGWQPAPWPPAAGLVGYVRQRCCLHYKRRDGELCANCPRRQGAASCEEGA, from the coding sequence ATGAGCGGCGCCGGCCGTCGTGCTCGCACCCCGGGGGCGCGGCGCGAGCCGGATCTGCAGGCGCTGGCGGATCACGGTGCCCTGTTCGCGGCCGCCGCCGGGCTTATCCCGTCCCTCAAGGGTCGGCTGGTGGCCGCCGGCGAGGCTGCGGCGCTGTTGACGGCGACCAAACAGGCCACGCCGGCCGAGGTGGCGGCCGCGCTGCACGAGTATTGGCGGCTGGCCCATCCGGAGGCGGGTCCCGCCTACTGGCTCACCCGCAGCTGGGGCATGCTCTGCTGGCAGTCCATCTATCTGGCCATGGTGGCCGTCTATCGGCTGCGGGCCGTGCCAGCGCTGGAGAGGCTGGGGCAGGGCTATCAGGATGGGCTGGTATCCGGTTTTACCCTGCCGGCCGAACCCATGATCAAGGGAGAGTTTGAGGTGTTGATCAAGACGGCGGGCGAGCGGCTGCAGGCCCATTGGCAGGCGCTGTTCGCACAACTCGGGCAGGTGCAGCGGCTGCGGCCGGGCTTCGTGCTGCCGCTCTTGGCGGACGATCTGCTGGCGGCGCTGGTGCGGGTGCCCGCGTTCTTTGACGAGATAAGCCCCGCCGAGGTGGCGGCCCATGCGCCGCACTGGCTTGCCGCCTGCGGCCTGCCGGCAGAGCATCTGGCGGGCTGGCAGCCGGCGCCCTGGCCGCCAGCGGCCGGCTTGGTCGGTTATGTGCGCCAGCGCTGCTGCCTGCACTACAAGCGCCGCGATGGTGAGCTGTGTGCCAACTGCCCGCGGCGGCAGGGGGCGGCGAGCTGTGAAGAGGGGGCTTGA